A region from the Beduinella massiliensis genome encodes:
- a CDS encoding TrkH family potassium uptake protein has product MRFHVKFSPIQTLAAGFALIILLGALLLMLPAANRDGAPIPFIDALFTSASATCVTGLVVYDTYTQFTFFGQLVVLCLIQIGGLGFMTIAVLFSLVLGKRIGLRERSCLMEAVSSFRLGGIVRFVRRILIGTASFELTGALLLALRFCPRFGLGTGIWYALFHSVSAFCNAGFDLMGCIRPYCSLEPFAADVLVNAVILSLIVIGGIGFLVWDDLAEHRHHFRCYLLHTKIMLCATAGLILFAFFAFWAIERNGAFSGVSRGRQALMALFQAVTPRTAGFNTANLSELTEAGSALTVLLMLIGAGTGSTGGGIKVTTAVVMLLSTLSYARGRDDINLFRRRVEDGLVKRAYCGAMLYLMLAFFGCFVLLREQPGFSLMDAMFETFSAIGTVGLSKGATRLLTPLSRLTLILLMYSGRVGSLSVAMAIAEKRRSPRLRNTVGKVIVG; this is encoded by the coding sequence TTGCGATTTCACGTAAAGTTTTCGCCCATTCAGACGTTGGCCGCCGGATTCGCGCTGATCATCCTGTTGGGGGCGCTGCTGCTCATGCTGCCGGCTGCAAACCGGGACGGCGCGCCGATTCCCTTTATCGATGCGCTGTTCACGTCCGCGTCGGCCACCTGCGTGACGGGGCTGGTCGTCTACGATACCTACACCCAGTTCACGTTCTTCGGCCAGCTCGTCGTCCTGTGCCTGATCCAGATCGGCGGTCTGGGCTTCATGACGATCGCGGTGCTTTTCTCGCTCGTTCTGGGCAAACGCATCGGGCTCAGGGAGCGATCCTGCCTGATGGAGGCGGTCAGCTCCTTTCGATTGGGCGGCATCGTCCGTTTCGTTCGTCGTATCCTGATCGGCACCGCTTCGTTCGAGCTGACGGGCGCGCTGCTGCTCGCGCTGCGCTTCTGCCCGCGGTTCGGCCTCGGCACGGGCATCTGGTATGCGCTCTTCCATTCGGTTTCCGCGTTTTGCAATGCAGGCTTTGACCTGATGGGGTGCATTCGTCCCTATTGTTCGCTGGAGCCCTTTGCCGCGGACGTGCTGGTGAACGCCGTCATCCTCTCGCTGATCGTGATCGGCGGTATCGGCTTTCTCGTGTGGGACGACCTGGCGGAGCATAGGCATCACTTCAGATGCTACCTGCTCCACACGAAGATCATGCTCTGCGCTACCGCCGGACTCATCCTCTTCGCATTTTTCGCCTTCTGGGCGATTGAGCGAAACGGCGCGTTTTCAGGCGTGAGCCGGGGACGGCAGGCACTGATGGCGCTCTTTCAGGCGGTCACCCCCAGGACGGCGGGATTTAATACCGCCAACCTTTCCGAACTTACGGAAGCGGGCTCGGCGCTGACCGTCCTGCTGATGCTCATCGGCGCGGGCACGGGATCGACAGGCGGCGGAATCAAGGTGACCACCGCCGTCGTCATGCTGCTCTCGACGCTTTCCTACGCCCGCGGACGGGACGATATCAACCTTTTCCGGCGCAGGGTAGAGGACGGGCTCGTAAAGCGCGCCTACTGCGGGGCAATGCTCTACCTGATGCTCGCCTTTTTCGGGTGCTTTGTGCTCCTGCGCGAGCAGCCGGGCTTTTCCCTGATGGACGCGATGTTCGAGACGTTTTCCGCTATCGGCACGGTCGGGCTGTCCAAGGGGGCGACACGCCTGCTGACGCCCCTGTCGCGCCTGACGCTGATTCTGCTCATGTACAGCGGCCGGGTCGGCAGCCTCTCGGTCGCGATGGCGATCGCGGAAAAAAGGCGTTCGCCCCGGCTGCGCAACACCGTGGGCAAGGTGATCGTAGGATAA
- a CDS encoding NAD-binding protein — protein MRSMLVIGLGRFGRHLATKLAELGNEVMVVDRDEAAVSRLAPVTTAAHIGDCMDEEVIASLGVRNFDVCFVCISENFQSSLEITSLLKEAGAKWVVSKTDREMHAKFLLKIGADAVVHPERDMAQRAAMKYSMRNAFDYIEVTPEYAISELRVPESWVGQSVRDLKVRSRYNVNIIGIKVEEHVIPLVSAEHRFEAAEHLLVAGGKKDITRLMYK, from the coding sequence ATGCGTTCGATGCTCGTGATCGGATTGGGCCGCTTTGGGCGTCATTTGGCTACCAAGCTTGCGGAGCTGGGCAACGAGGTCATGGTGGTGGACAGGGATGAGGCAGCCGTCAGCCGTCTGGCGCCCGTGACGACGGCGGCGCACATCGGCGACTGCATGGACGAGGAAGTCATCGCTTCGCTGGGCGTGCGCAACTTTGACGTCTGCTTCGTGTGCATCAGCGAAAACTTTCAGTCCTCGCTGGAGATCACCTCCCTGCTCAAGGAGGCGGGCGCGAAGTGGGTGGTCTCCAAGACGGACCGCGAGATGCACGCCAAGTTCCTGCTCAAGATCGGCGCGGACGCGGTCGTCCATCCGGAGCGCGACATGGCGCAGCGTGCGGCGATGAAGTACAGCATGCGAAACGCTTTCGATTACATCGAGGTGACGCCGGAGTACGCCATCTCGGAGCTGCGCGTACCTGAAAGCTGGGTAGGACAAAGCGTGCGCGATTTGAAGGTGCGCTCCCGCTACAACGTGAACATCATCGGCATCAAGGTGGAGGAGCATGTCATTCCGCTCGTGAGTGCGGAGCACAGATTTGAGGCGGCGGAGCATCTGCTGGTGGCCGGAGGCAAAAAGGATATCACACGCCTGATGTACAAGTAA